The segment CGACCTCGTGTAAGGTGCGCCAGAAACGGTTGCCGGGATTGGCGTAGTATGCCCGCGCCCGCGCACTGATGCGGCTGGGCGCCGTGCCCACCAGCACCAGCGTCAGACCCTTGTCCAGCACGTCCGGGACCAGATACTCGCCGCCGCCAGTCAGGTCCGGGGTCAGGGGCTCAGTCGTCGTCGTACCGCTCCTCCTTGAAGGGGTCGCCGCGCATGTGATACCCGTTGCGCTCCCAGAATCCCGGCTGGTCGTGGTTCATAAATTCCAGCTCGGTCAGCCACTTGGCACTTTTCCAGAAGTACAGGTGCGGCACCACCAGCCGCAGCGGGCCGCCGTGCTCAGCGTCCAGCGGCTGGCCGTCGAAGGTGTGGGCCAGCAGGTTCTCGGGCCGCACGAAATCCTCCAGCGAGAGGTTGGTGGTGTAGCCTCCCACCGAATGCTGCATCACGTGCGTGGCGCCGGGCTTCAGGCGCAGGTGATCCATCAGGTCCGTGACCCGCACGCCGGTCCAGGTGGTGTCCAGCTTGCTCCAGTGGGTGACACAGTGAATGTCATAGGTCAGGGTGGTCTGGGGCAGCGTCAGCAGGTCGGCCCAGGTCAGGGTCTGCTCCTCGGCCAGCCCAGTGATTCTGACCACCACGTCCTGCGGGGCGTACCGCTGCGTGGGACCGTAGGTCAGCACCGGAAACCGGGTGGTCAGACTCTGGCCCGGCGGCACACGGCCTCCCATATCATCGGCCGGCTTCTTGAAAAATTTGCCCAGCATGGCCCCTATTCAAGCCTGCGGGCCGCCGCCCAACCTGGACGCAGAGCACGTTTGGCCCGGAGCATGAAGTTTTTCGGTAGAGCGGGCGCAGCGGAGGCGCCGATCACACAAGGCTGACTGGCTTTGGTGTACGCTGGACACCAGCAGACCGGGGCCTTTTCTTGCTCCCCGGCAGCCTTGGCACCCCGCCTGCTTCTGACCCGTCTGTGCACGGATCACCCAGGAGTTGCCCATGTCCACCACCGACCAGGCCCGGCACGAAGTCGAGCGCGCCCGCTTTCTGAGCGACGTACGCGACATTCTGGCCCGGCTGCGCCGCCAGCCCAACGAGCTGCTGCCCTTTGACTGGGTGCGGCACCTGGCCCCCGACGGCGAGTATCCGCGCGGCCTGCAAACCATTGAAGTGGACCACATCATCGGGTCCGTGGACCGCTACCGCGAGTTTGACCGTCAGTATCTGCCCCGGGAGCGGCACCTCGACGAACGCTGGATTGGTGTCCGGGCCGCGCAGCTTCAGGGCAAGGAACTGCCGCCCATTCAGGTGTATCAGGTCGGTGGGCTGTACTTCGTCAAGGACGGCAACCACCGCGTCTCGGTGGCGCGGCGCCAGGGCCAGAAATACATTGATGCCCACGTGATCGAGCTGCACGTTACGGTGCCGCCCGAAGAAGGCGACACCCTCAAGGACCTGATTATCAAGGGGGAGTACGCGCAGTTCCTGAAAGCCACCAACCTGGACCGGGTGGTGCCGGGCCACCACGAACTGCTGTTCACCACACCGGGCCGCTACGAAAAGCTGCTGGACCACATCCGCACGCGCCAGTATTTTCTGGACCGTAAGCCGGGGCGCGCAGGCCTGCCGCCCGTCACCTGGGAAGAGGCCGTGGAAAGCTGGTACCGCCGAATGTACTGCCGGATTGTGGAGAACATCGGCAAGCATGACGTGATGGCGCGCTTTCCAGGCCGCACCGAGGCTGACCTGTACCTGTGGATTATGGATCACCGCTATTTCCTGACACAGGAAGAGGGGCGCGACGTGGGCAGCGAACAGGCCACGGTGGATTTCCGCGCCGAGCACTCCCCCCCGGCCTACCGGCGCCTGCGCCAGCGGGTGCGCCTGCTGCTGCGGGGAAAACTGGGCCCAGCGGTGTAGGAGGTTGTGGGGTGTAGGTCGTAGGTTGTGGGAAACAACCTGGGTGCTGTTCCCACAACCTCCAACCCACCTCCTACACCCTTCTCAGCACGTACTCCACCAGCGTGCCTACACCCCAGCCGGTCGCCACCTCTTCGCGGGTGGCATTGCCCGCAATATCCAGGTGGGCCCAGGGGCGCGTCACGAACTGCTGAAGGAACAGCGCGGCCTTGATGCTGGCGCCTGCCGGGACCATATCGCTGTTTCTGAGGTCAGCCACAGTGTTTTTCTGGTAGCCCTTCAGGTAGGGCTGGTGCAGAGGCAGTTCCCAGACGTATTCGCCCGCCGCGTCGGCCGCCGTCTTGAGGCGGCTGGTCAGGGCGGCGTCGCTGCTGAACAGGCCCGCGATGTCACTGCCCAGGGCGCTGACCTTCACGCCGGTCAGGGTGGCGAGGTCAATCAGTTCAGTGGCGCCTTCCTCGCAGGCCACGGTCAGGGTGTCGGCCAGCACCAGGCGGCCCTCGGCGTCGGTGTTCGTGACCTCAACGTGCAGGCCGTTGGCAGCGCGGTAGATATCGCCGGGCCGCATGGCCTGGGGCCCGACCATGTTTTCGGCGGCAGCGATGTAGGCCCGGACCTCTACCCCTTCAGGGACGTGCGCGCGCAACTCGCCCAGGGCGCGCATGGCGCCCAGCACGGCCGCCGCGCCGCCCATGTCGTTTTTCATGCCGTTCATGCCGGCCGCCGGCTTGATGGAATAACCGCCAGTGTCAAAGGTAATACCCTTGCCCACCAGCGCCAGCACCGTGCGGGCCTCGCCGCGAGCCGGTAGGGTCACGCGGATCAGGCGGGGGCCGGTGACGCTGCCGGCGGCCACGGCGGCCAGTAGACCCATCCCGCGCGCCTCAATATCGTCGCCGTCCCAGACATCCACGTCCAGCCCCAGGGCTTCCAAGGTGCAGGCCTCGCGCGCCAGGGTGGCCGGGTTCAGGACGTTGGCGGGAGCGCTCGTCAGCTCGCGGGCGAAGGTCAGACCCGCGCTCAGGGCGTTGATGCGGGCGTGGTCGCCTTCGGTCAGGCCCTCGACCAGCAGCGCTGGGGCAGAAGCCGACGCCTGACGGTAACGGCCTTCCCGCCAGCCCTCGGCCAAGGCGGCGGCGGCCAGAGCCGCGCCATGCTCGCTGGCCGGCACCTGTACCGAGGCCGCCCGGAGGTCGCGCGCGGTTCTGGCCAGCGCGGCGCCCAGCTCACGGGCCTCAGCGGCGCTGGTGGGGCGCAGGGCGGCGGCTTCATCTCCGGTGCCACTGCGCGACAGCAGCCGCACCTCGCCAGATTTGAGGCCACGGGTCAGGCGCTCCGGATGCTCGGGGGCGGCAAACACCAGCGAGAGGTCCACCTGTTCCAGCCTATTTACAAGGGGCATGGGCGGAGTAAAGCACGCCTGGGCTGGGACTGTTCAGACGGGCCAGACAGAGGCGGCACACGCCACTCGTCCTCATTCCTTCTGACTCACGCCCGGCTCCCTGAGTCTCCTCTCGCCCTACAGCCCATCCTCAGCGCCCCGTATACTGCCCCTTACTGTGAACGGCTCCATTCAAATCACCGAGGCGGCGCTGGCCTCGCTTATCGGCCTGACCGCCCATGAAGTGCCGGGCGTGGTCGGCATGGCCCCCGCCAATCTCAAAGAAGGCCTCAGCCGCGTGCTGGGCCGCGCGCAGGTCAGTGACGGCGTGGTCATCGGCAAGGACGGCGCACGCTACACAGCTGACCTGTACGTCGTCGTGGCCTACGGCGTCAGCATTCCCACCGTGGCGCGCAACATTGCCGAGCGCGTGGAGCACACCGTCAAAACCCAGGCCGGCGTGGAGCTTGCCGCTATCCGCGTGCATGCCGTGGGGGTGCAGCGTGTCTGAAGCCCACCGCCACCTGAACCCAGCCGACCTGGCCCGCATGCTGCGCTACGCCACCGACTGGCTGGGCGTCTACCGCGAACAGGTCAATGCCCTGAACGTGTATCCGGTTCCCGACGGCGACACCGGCACCAACATGCACCTGACCATGCAGTCGGTGCGCCGCGAACTGGACACCTGCGAGGAAACCAGCATGCCGCAGGTCGCCCGCGCCATCAGTTACGGCGCGCTGCTGGGCGCGCGCGGCAACAGCGGCGTGATTCTGTCGCAGCTGCTCAAGGGCTTTGCCGAGGTCATCAAGGACCAGAAGGTGGTGGACGCCCCCACGCTGGCCCGCGCTTTTCAGGCCGCCCAGCGGGTGGGCTACGGCGCGGTCATGAAGCCCGTGGAAGGCACCATCCTGACCGTGGCGCGCGGCGTGGCTGAGGGCGCACGCGGCGACGACATCGAAACCGTGCTGGAGCAGGCGCTCTTTAAGGGTCAGGAACTGCTGGATCAGACCCCCGAGATGCTGCCGGCCCTGAAACAGGCCGGCGTGATTGACAGCGGCGGCCAGGGCTACCTGTACATCGTGCAGGGGATGCTGGCGCAGCTGCGCGGCGAGGCGCTGCCCCCGGCCCCCGACATCACCTCGTATGCCCAGGAGCAGTTCGAGAACGAGGAGTTCGGCTTCTGCACCGAATTCCTGATGAGCGAGGCCACCAAGCCTATTGAGGAGATCCGCGAATTGGTGACGCCGTTTGGCGACAGCCTGCTGGTGGTGGGCGCTGAAGGCTACGTCAAGGGCCACATCCACACCAACGAGCCGGACCAGCTGCTGGCGACGGTCGGCCGCTACGGCAAGATGCTGAAAACCAAGGTCGAGGACATGAGCGAGCAGCACACCGAGATCCTGGGCATGGCGGGGTCAGCCGCGCGCGCCGAGGAAGAGGTGCCGGCCAGTGGCCTAGTGGCGGTGGCCAGCGGCTACGGCCTGGTCAAGCTGTTCCGCAGCCTGGGGGCGCGCATCGTCTCTGGTGGGCAGACCGCCAACCCTAGTGTGCAAGACATTGTGGACGCGGTGCGCTCGGTGAGTGCCGAACGAGTCGTCATTCTGCCCAACAACAAGAATGTCCTGATGGCCGCCGAGAAGGCGATGGAACTGATGGAAGGCCGCGCCGTCGTAGTACCCACCCGCACGCTGGGACAGGGGATGGGCGCAGCGCTGAACTTCAGTCCCGACACGCCCGCCGAGGACCTGAAAGAGGCCATGACCGAGGCCGCCGGGGCCGTCACCACCCTGGAAGTCACACGCGCCAGCCGGACCACGAACATCACCGTGAAAGATGGCCGCACCCTGGACATCAAAGAAGGCGACGTGATCGGCCTGATGGACGACGAACTGGTGCAGAGCGGCGGCAGCCCAGACGACAGTGTGCTGGAGATGTTGGGCCGCCACTACGAAGGCCAGGAAATCATTACTGTCTTCGGTGGCCCGCAGAAAACCCAGGACGACCTGGACGCCCTGGCCGACCGAATTGGCGCCGCGCACGCCGGTGCCGAGATCGAGACCCACCTGGGCGGCCCCGACCTGTACGACTATCTGGTCACGCTGGAATAACGGGCAGAGCGCAGAAGGCCGGGGCACATACGCCCCGGCCTTCGCGCTTTGGCTTAGTGCCGGGGTGCGCCGAACGGCGAATGTGGCGCGCGCCGCCTGGCCTCTACACTTGCCCACATGCCCGCAGACCGGGCCGAAGGCGCAGGGTTACCTGTCAACGTCCCCTACGCCGCTCACTTGCCCGGTCTGCCTGCACCTCATCAGCGCTTGAATACGCCTGAGATTTGCTCAGAACCCGCCCGTTCAATTCTGGTTAGGTGAACCATTTCTCTGGGTGGGCCGAAGGTCGTGAGTTCTCCCTTTCCAGGAAATCCCCTCACGGCTCTGCCTTGTCCACCCCCTATCACGCAGGTTTCTTCTAGTCAGCAAGATGCCCGGCAACCGCCGGGAGACGGCGGTGTAATTCCGACCACCCTGCTCCACGGGACTTCACGTCCCTTTTGCACACCCTTGCCCAGTCTGTGGGCCGAAGCACAAGGGTTCTCTTCCCGACCGCTCCGGCCCCCACGAGGTCTCCCTATGCTCCGGTATCCCAACTTGGTAGAGGACCACGGCTCAGAACCGTGTCAGTGCTGGTTCAAATCCAGCTCGGAGCACCAGCCCCTCGCAGGGCAGCGCCTGATGGGTATCACGGCCCCGCAGCTTTCCACACCCCGTTTGGGCCGCAGCTTGAGGATGAGTGGTGTTCCTGGTCGGAATCCAGATACCCAACCTGCCAGCCGGAGACGAAAGTTTCGTTCCCCACAGTCAGGTAGCGTAGATCATTCGCCGCGCAGAGTTGGCAATGTTTTGCCTTCAGGTCAGTCTAGATCCACCCATTCTTGAACATGCAGCGGGTATCTCAGTTGGCAGAGCCATTGGCACCAGCTTTCACACCTATTTGTCCACCTCTGGGCCGCTGTGAAAGGTTACCTCTTCATCAATAGGTCGCGGGTTCGACTCCCGCCCCGCTGCACCCCTTCTTCGCAACATCACCGTGGGGACGGTGGTGGAACTGGTAGACACGAACGTTTGCTTCCTCTGGGAAGCTTTGCCTTGGCACCACCTTGCCCGTTTTCCGGGCCGACCGCGAAGGCTTATAGGGAACATTTTCCTGCGGGTTCAAATCCTGCCCGTCCCCAACCCCTTTTTTTGGAACGGTAGCTCAGTGGGTAGAGCACTTGCCAGCGCCGCACCTTGCCCTCTAGGGCCGATGGCACCTGGCTTATCGACTGTTAATCGAGAGGTCGTGGGTTCGACTCCCACCCGTTCCACCTCACATGAACCGGTGGCTCAGATGGCAGAGCGGCTGATTAAAGCTCAGCAGGCGTAGGTTCGATTCCTGCCCGGTTCACCACCCAGGCGATGAGCGCCGGGTTCGCCGCTGGCGCATATCCAGCACCCATCTCCCCTGCCCCCACGAAGGAGGGCCGATTCCCATGAAGAACCTGCTGAACGCGATCACCCCTGCCCGCCGCCCCCAGACTGAACAACTTGACCCGCGCCAGGTGAAGAACAACGCTGGTGGGTTCGTTTACGGCCTGAGCGACGAGGCCCGGCTGACGCGCTTTCTGATCCTGGGAACAGAGGGAGGCACCTTCTACACTGCAGAACGGGCCCACACCGTTCAGGCTACTGAGTTCGTGAAGACCTTCGTGCAGGTGGACGCTGCGGCGGCCCTGCGCGTGACGTTAGACGTGGTACGCGCTGGCCGGGCGCCCAAGACAGACCCTGCACTACTGGTGCTGGCGCTGATCGCCAAGACGGCACCGGGCGCTGCCGACCGCCAAGCCGCCTGGGCCGCGCTGCCCGAGGTCGCCCGCACCGGCACTATGCTGCTGCACTTTCTGGCGTTTGCGGACGCTCTGGGCGGTTGGGGCCGTCTGACCCGCCGGGGCGTGGCGAACGTTTACGAGACCGCCGATGTGAGCAAGCTGGCCCTGTGGGCGGTGAAGTACAAGAGCCGCGACGGCTGGAGCCAGCGCGACGCCCTGCGCAAGAGCCACCCCAAGACAGTGGATGCCGAGCGCAACGCGGTGCTGAAGTTCATGGCCGGCGGCGCGCTGCCCGAGCTGGGCGCCGATGTGAGTGCGCCCGCCCTGCGCGTGATTGAAGGCCACCTGCTGGCGGCCAGTGCCACGACCGACCGGGCCGCCGCCACACTGATGCAAGGCTACAGCCTACCCATTGAAGCGGTGCCTACACATCTGCGCGGCGCCGAGGTCTACCGCGCGGCGATGCAGACCAACGGCCTGACCTGGCTGCTGCGCAACCTCGGCAACCTGGGCCGCGTGGGCGTCCTGACAGTGAATGACCGTGACACCGTGCAGAGTGTGGTCGAGCTTCTGACCAACCTCGAAGCTCTAAAACGCGGGCGCATTCACCCGCTGGATGTGTTGAAGGCCCGTCTGGTCTACGCCCAGGGACGCGGCGTGAAAGGCAAGGGCGAATGGCTGCCGGTGCCGAGCGTGGTGGACGCACTGGAAGACGCCTTTCACCGGGCCTTCGGCAATGTGCAGGCGGCGGGCACACAGCACCTGCTGGCACTGGATGTCTCGGGGTCCATGACCTGCGGGCAGGTAGGCGGTGTCCCTGGCCTAAGCCCCAACATGGCCGCCGCCGCCATGAGCCTGGTGGCCCTGCGCACCGAGCCGAGCGCCCTGACGATGGGTTTTGCTGGGCAG is part of the Deinococcus betulae genome and harbors:
- a CDS encoding sulfite oxidase-like oxidoreductase translates to MLGKFFKKPADDMGGRVPPGQSLTTRFPVLTYGPTQRYAPQDVVVRITGLAEEQTLTWADLLTLPQTTLTYDIHCVTHWSKLDTTWTGVRVTDLMDHLRLKPGATHVMQHSVGGYTTNLSLEDFVRPENLLAHTFDGQPLDAEHGGPLRLVVPHLYFWKSAKWLTELEFMNHDQPGFWERNGYHMRGDPFKEERYDDD
- a CDS encoding DUF4032 domain-containing protein, whose translation is MSTTDQARHEVERARFLSDVRDILARLRRQPNELLPFDWVRHLAPDGEYPRGLQTIEVDHIIGSVDRYREFDRQYLPRERHLDERWIGVRAAQLQGKELPPIQVYQVGGLYFVKDGNHRVSVARRQGQKYIDAHVIELHVTVPPEEGDTLKDLIIKGEYAQFLKATNLDRVVPGHHELLFTTPGRYEKLLDHIRTRQYFLDRKPGRAGLPPVTWEEAVESWYRRMYCRIVENIGKHDVMARFPGRTEADLYLWIMDHRYFLTQEEGRDVGSEQATVDFRAEHSPPAYRRLRQRVRLLLRGKLGPAV
- a CDS encoding M17 family metallopeptidase — its product is MPLVNRLEQVDLSLVFAAPEHPERLTRGLKSGEVRLLSRSGTGDEAAALRPTSAAEARELGAALARTARDLRAASVQVPASEHGAALAAAALAEGWREGRYRQASASAPALLVEGLTEGDHARINALSAGLTFARELTSAPANVLNPATLAREACTLEALGLDVDVWDGDDIEARGMGLLAAVAAGSVTGPRLIRVTLPARGEARTVLALVGKGITFDTGGYSIKPAAGMNGMKNDMGGAAAVLGAMRALGELRAHVPEGVEVRAYIAAAENMVGPQAMRPGDIYRAANGLHVEVTNTDAEGRLVLADTLTVACEEGATELIDLATLTGVKVSALGSDIAGLFSSDAALTSRLKTAADAAGEYVWELPLHQPYLKGYQKNTVADLRNSDMVPAGASIKAALFLQQFVTRPWAHLDIAGNATREEVATGWGVGTLVEYVLRRV
- a CDS encoding Asp23/Gls24 family envelope stress response protein, encoding MNGSIQITEAALASLIGLTAHEVPGVVGMAPANLKEGLSRVLGRAQVSDGVVIGKDGARYTADLYVVVAYGVSIPTVARNIAERVEHTVKTQAGVELAAIRVHAVGVQRV
- a CDS encoding DAK2 domain-containing protein, which codes for MLRYATDWLGVYREQVNALNVYPVPDGDTGTNMHLTMQSVRRELDTCEETSMPQVARAISYGALLGARGNSGVILSQLLKGFAEVIKDQKVVDAPTLARAFQAAQRVGYGAVMKPVEGTILTVARGVAEGARGDDIETVLEQALFKGQELLDQTPEMLPALKQAGVIDSGGQGYLYIVQGMLAQLRGEALPPAPDITSYAQEQFENEEFGFCTEFLMSEATKPIEEIRELVTPFGDSLLVVGAEGYVKGHIHTNEPDQLLATVGRYGKMLKTKVEDMSEQHTEILGMAGSAARAEEEVPASGLVAVASGYGLVKLFRSLGARIVSGGQTANPSVQDIVDAVRSVSAERVVILPNNKNVLMAAEKAMELMEGRAVVVPTRTLGQGMGAALNFSPDTPAEDLKEAMTEAAGAVTTLEVTRASRTTNITVKDGRTLDIKEGDVIGLMDDELVQSGGSPDDSVLEMLGRHYEGQEIITVFGGPQKTQDDLDALADRIGAAHAGAEIETHLGGPDLYDYLVTLE
- the rsr gene encoding RNA-binding protein Rsr, producing the protein MKNLLNAITPARRPQTEQLDPRQVKNNAGGFVYGLSDEARLTRFLILGTEGGTFYTAERAHTVQATEFVKTFVQVDAAAALRVTLDVVRAGRAPKTDPALLVLALIAKTAPGAADRQAAWAALPEVARTGTMLLHFLAFADALGGWGRLTRRGVANVYETADVSKLALWAVKYKSRDGWSQRDALRKSHPKTVDAERNAVLKFMAGGALPELGADVSAPALRVIEGHLLAASATTDRAAATLMQGYSLPIEAVPTHLRGAEVYRAAMQTNGLTWLLRNLGNLGRVGVLTVNDRDTVQSVVELLTNLEALKRGRIHPLDVLKARLVYAQGRGVKGKGEWLPVPSVVDALEDAFHRAFGNVQAAGTQHLLALDVSGSMTCGQVGGVPGLSPNMAAAAMSLVALRTEPSALTMGFAGQFRPLNITARDTLEAAMRKAQSASFGPTDCAQPMLWAAQQKLQVDTFVVYTDNETWAGAVHPTAALDRYRQKMGIGARLIVVGLTATGFTIADPNRTDMLDVVGFDSAAPGVMADFARGAL